A single window of Gossypium hirsutum isolate 1008001.06 chromosome A10, Gossypium_hirsutum_v2.1, whole genome shotgun sequence DNA harbors:
- the LOC107944626 gene encoding patatin-like protein 6: protein MSSTTSSEMQEPSIDTDKLSYEIFSILESKFLFGYDDQQKLWIPKPISPASESLPLVQPGDENPMSAIKNQRGKICILSIDSGGMRGILSGKALAYLEHALKSKSGNPNARIADFFDVAAGSGVGGIFTAMLFATKDNSRPIFTAEETWRFLAENGKRMYRSGKSKNGGILNKFFKIGSTGPSSTGLEKAVKETFTADGRSLTLKDTLKPVLIPCYDLSSTAPFLFSRADALETDSFDFPLWEVCRATSAEPGLFEPVKMRSVDGQTSCVAVDGGLAMSNPTAAAITHVLHNKQEFPFVRGVEDILVLSLGTGSLLEISYEYEKVKNWKVKDWAKPMARISGDGSADSVDQAVAMAFGHCRSSNYVRIQANGTSLGQCGPNVDTDPSPSNVKMLIAIAEEMLKQKNVESVLFGGKRLADQTNFEKLDGFAAQLVLEHQRRSCRIAPTVAFKQPNNPKPTTP from the exons ATGTCGTCGACTACTTCGTCGGAGATGCAAGAACCGAGCATCGACACTGATAAATTAAGTTACGAAATCTTTTCGATTCTTGAAAGTAAGTTTTTGTTTGGCTACGATGATCAGCAGAAGCTATGGATTCCGAAACCGATCTCGCCGGCATCTGAATCGCTGCCGTTGGTTCAACCGGGCGATGAGAATCCGATGTCGGCGATCAAGAACCAGAggggtaaaatatgtattttgAGTATCGACAGCGGCGGCATGCGGGGAATTCTGAGCGGTAAAGCTTTGGCTTATCTCGAACACGCGTTGAAATCCAAGTCGGGTAATCCAAATGCTCGAATCGCCGATTTTTTCGACGTGGCCGCCGGTTCTGGCGTCGGTGGTATCTTCACCGCCATGCTTTTCGCCACCAAAGATAACAGCCGCCCGATTTTTACCGCCGAGGAGACGTGGCGGTTCCTTGCTGAGAATGGGAAGCGGATGTACAGGTCCGGGAAAAGTAAAAACGGCGGTATTTTAAACAAGTTTTTTAAAATCGGTTCGACCGGGCCAAGTTCGACCGGTTTGGAAAAGGCGGTGAAGGAGACGTTCACGGCGGACGGAAGGAGTTTGACGTTGAAGGATACACTGAAACCGGTTTTGATCCCGTGTTACGATCTTTCCAGTACGGCGCCGTTCCTGTTCTCGAGGGCGGACGCCTTGGAGACGGACAGTTTCGATTTCCCATTATGGGAGGTTTGTCGTGCCACGTCGGCAGAACCGGGATTATTCGAACCGGTCAAGATGCGGTCTGTAGATGGTCAAACTAGTTGCGTGGCGGTTGATGGTGGGTTGGCAATGAGCAACCCGACCGCCGCCGCAATTACGCACGTGTTGCATAATAAACAGGAGTTTCCTTTTGTTAGAGGGGTCGAGGATATATTAGTGTTGTCCCTGGGGACCGGTTCGCTACTCGAGATAAGCTACGAATATGAAAAAGTCAAGAATTGGAAGGTCAAGGATTGGGCTAAACCGATGGCTCGAATATCCGGTGACGGCTCAGCCGACTCGGTGGACCAAGCAGTTGCCATGGCTTTCGGACACTGCAGAAGCAGCAATTACGTAAGAATTCAG GCAAATGGGACCAGTTTAGGACAGTGTGGCCCAAACGTAGACACAGACCCCAGCCCCAGCAACGTAAAGATGCTGATCGCCATAGCCGAGGAAATGCTGAAGCAGAAGAACGTAGAGTCCGTGTTGTTCGGAGGCAAAAGGCTGGCCGACCAAACCAACTTCGAGAAACTCGATGGTTTCGCCGCTCAACTCGTGCTTGAACATCAGAGGCGGAGTTGTAGGATTGCTCCCACTGTCGCTTTCAAGCAACCTAATAACCCTAAACCCACCACCCCTtaa